AtgctgaaaaaattccgattaatttctaaaaatgatttcaaatttgtttttcggaatttttcgaattaaaattctcataACAAAGCCCTGCTATGACCGCTAattctaaacaaaacaaaaaaaattacaattttccagATGGGTACAATGGCATCGATTCACGGCTCAACAAATCCATCGATTGCGGGTTCTCGCCCGACTACGCCGTACACCACGGTTTCGACAATTcactaaattaattttagtaTTGTCTCTCTGTAGTTATATTAAGTGCCTGGTTAAACGTACACCTAAGTTTcgacaaaattttaagttttcatttttttctcgtttttaagaatttttctgTAATGTGCAACGATATCCGTCCAGATTTCtagtttgtaatttttttatgattattgTATGACACAGACGATCTGTAAGATCACTTCTTCGAAAAGTGTAAATTGcttttaataaaagaaattatttctacAACTTTGGGAGTTTGATTTGTGGAGAGATGAAACGGTCAGGGACAAGATGTTGGGAAGAAAAAATTTCCGGAGTTTTTGGAATGTCTCACCAGTCCCTTAGTATGAAgatcatcgaaaatttggtgatGTTTAATTTCGAGCAAATGCAACATGGCAGTTGGCTGCGTCGTGTTTTGATAGAAGTCACAAAATTTCGACGATCAAAACgacattttccaaatttgtaGTGTTGCATCTTGAAATGCCCACAAACGAAACTCATAATTTAAAGGTCGTCCTTAGAGTTCGTCCACTGCTGCGACGCGAATCGAAACAAACCAAACGAAATGTGATACGGATTGTCGACGAAAACACAATCATTTTCGATCCGACTGATGGTGAAATGAATGCGGACTATGACATCAGTCGGGGCTACGCCAGTTTTGCTAGAAAGAATTTGAACTTGTCATTCGACCGAGTTTTCGGAAGCGAAGCGACGAACTTTGATATCTTCGAATATGCTATGCGACCACTTGTTTCGGCCGTGTTGAATGGGTACAATTGTAGTGCTTTCGTGTATGGCGTTACTGGTGCCGGGAAAACTTATACGATGTTAGGAACTGATCGTCATCGTGGTGTGGTGTATTCGACGGTTGACGAACTGTTCAAACAAATAGAGCCGTTAAGCGACAAGAGTTCCTTTGACGTTCGTATTTCCTACGTAGAAGTTTACAATGAACAGGTGAGGAATCTGTTGACGAAAAGTGGTCCACTGAAGCTAAGAGAACATTCAACTGGTGTTGTAATAGACGGGGTCGCTCCACACCCGATTTGCTGTTGTGACGACGTCATCGGTCTACTATCATTCGGAAATCATAATCGTGCACAGCATCCAACCGATGCCAATTATAAAAGCAGCCGAAGTCATGCAATATTTCAGGTGCATGTCGTATCGACGAATAAGAAAAGTGGCCTGAGTCGGGTCGTAAAATTGTCGATGATCGATCTGGCCGGCAGTGAGCGTGGCTCGAATGCCAGTCACATGGACCAAAGGTTCAAGGAGGGCACATGCATCAACAAGTCGCTATTGGCGCTGGGAAATTGCATTAAAAAATTGGCCGAAGGATCGAAACACATTCCGTACAGAGATTCGAACATGACACGAATACTGAAAGACAGTCTCGGCGGGAATTGTAAGACTGTGATGATTGCGAATGTATCACCCGCAGAGCGTTCATACAATGAGACGTA
This DNA window, taken from Bradysia coprophila strain Holo2 unplaced genomic scaffold, BU_Bcop_v1 contig_151, whole genome shotgun sequence, encodes the following:
- the LOC119074448 gene encoding kinesin-like protein KIF18A, with product MPTNETHNLKVVLRVRPLLRRESKQTKRNVIRIVDENTIIFDPTDGEMNADYDISRGYASFARKNLNLSFDRVFGSEATNFDIFEYAMRPLVSAVLNGYNCSAFVYGVTGAGKTYTMLGTDRHRGVVYSTVDELFKQIEPLSDKSSFDVRISYVEVYNEQVRNLLTKSGPLKLREHSTGVVIDGVAPHPICCCDDVIGLLSFGNHNRAQHPTDANYKSSRSHAIFQVHVVSTNKKSGLSRVVKLSMIDLAGSERGSNASHMDQRFKEGTCINKSLLALGNCIKKLAEGSKHIPYRDSNMTRILKDSLGGNCKTVMIANVSPAERSYNETYNTLIYASSARQIRTAAATKTQLQTNLPKEYYANNLAAQISETEQLQERIQSLEKQVSSQAKVIENYESAQHGLVKLVKKIETLKRKIDRSYHDLLSTRQRK